The genomic region TGATTGTTAAAGAATCCTTATTTCCGACTTGCAGATTGAGCATAAAGCAGATTGAGCATAAAATCGATACAACAGATTTTCCCTGCTCTCTGAAGCGGTACTGAACATATGGCGAAATTCCATCCAACTGTTCGCGCTCGATAATACCGTTTTTCATCAAATTTTTCAATGCTACAGCTCCGAATTGCACATCCATT from Treponema vincentii harbors:
- a CDS encoding winged helix-turn-helix transcriptional regulator yields the protein MDVQFGAVALKNLMKNGIIEREQLDGISPYVQYRFREQGKSVVSILCSICFMLNLQVGNKDSLTIRVFIGKIRRAIYKTA